A region from the Kineothrix sp. IPX-CK genome encodes:
- a CDS encoding ComEC/Rec2 family competence protein: protein MKKFLVLLSALLISISLYGSTSEAKTQTNNKVTQIDKLEVHYIDVGQGDATLIKCGDSSMLIDAGGDDKGTLVQNYIKKQGVKSLDYLIVTHPDSDHCGGADVIITKYDIGKVIMPNYAKDTATYRDVIKAMDNKRYKVTDPVVGDTYELGDSEFTIIAPNKEDYGDAANNYSVGILLSHGDKKFLFTGDAEEEAEGDILDNGIDISADVYKAGHHGSKTSSTQDFVEAIDPEYAVISCGENNEYGNPDAATLNTLRALNVKVFRTDEQGSLIATSDGKKITWNAAPSETWKAGEPTKASNIKSNSNKSSAAAVPKAETKQQESTPAVEEPKQEVQQDTNSLTYVLNVKTMKFHLPSCSYLPTTNRSDSTLSRDEIIGQGYVPCKKCNP from the coding sequence ATGAAAAAATTTCTAGTGCTATTGTCGGCACTTTTAATATCAATATCTTTGTATGGCAGTACATCTGAAGCAAAAACCCAAACAAATAATAAAGTAACTCAAATTGATAAACTGGAAGTCCATTATATTGATGTTGGGCAAGGGGATGCCACATTAATTAAGTGTGGTGATTCGTCCATGCTCATAGATGCCGGGGGAGATGATAAAGGGACTCTGGTACAGAATTATATTAAGAAGCAGGGAGTAAAAAGTCTCGATTATTTGATTGTCACACATCCTGATTCAGACCATTGCGGCGGGGCAGATGTTATCATAACCAAATATGACATTGGTAAGGTCATTATGCCCAATTATGCAAAAGATACAGCCACCTATCGTGATGTAATAAAGGCAATGGATAATAAGCGGTATAAAGTGACTGATCCGGTTGTCGGTGACACCTATGAGCTGGGTGATTCAGAATTTACGATAATTGCTCCGAATAAAGAAGATTATGGGGATGCAGCCAATAATTATTCTGTTGGTATCTTGCTTTCCCATGGAGATAAAAAGTTTCTATTTACCGGTGATGCAGAGGAAGAGGCCGAGGGGGATATTCTCGATAATGGAATCGATATATCCGCCGATGTCTATAAAGCAGGGCATCATGGCAGTAAAACATCTTCCACACAAGATTTTGTAGAAGCCATTGATCCGGAATATGCAGTGATAAGCTGCGGAGAAAATAATGAATATGGGAATCCCGATGCAGCAACGCTGAATACCTTAAGAGCTTTAAACGTAAAAGTATTCCGTACGGATGAACAAGGATCATTAATCGCTACTTCCGATGGGAAAAAGATTACCTGGAATGCAGCCCCTTCCGAAACATGGAAAGCGGGAGAGCCTACGAAAGCGAGTAATATAAAATCAAATAGTAATAAATCCAGTGCAGCCGCAGTACCAAAGGCTGAAACGAAACAGCAGGAATCCACACCGGCTGTTGAAGAACCAAAGCAGGAAGTGCAGCAGGATACCAATTCACTTACCTATGTGTTAAACGTAAAAACAATGAAATTTCATTTGCCGAGCTGCAGTTATTTACCAACTACAAATAGGAGCGATTCAACTCTGAGTCGG